The following DNA comes from Sphingopyxis sp. BSN-002.
GTTGAGGAAGATCGCATTGAACGGAGCGTTCATCTCGACGCGCGCGCCGAAATACTGGCTGTAGCGCGTCGGCGCCGAAATATAATCATGGCCGAACCACACTTCGCGCGCGCGCACGCTTCCGCCCGACAGCGCGAGGATCGCGTGGTGCATCAGCGCCATCCCCTGTTCGATCGCCTGTTCCTGGTGGGGCAGCCGGTCGAGGCAGATTTCCCAGCGGATATAGGGCCGGCCGCTGCCGCGCTCATTCTCGAGCGTCAGCTCGCTGGCGAGGCTGTAGGTGCGCAGATGGTCGGCGCAATAGCGATAGGCGTCGCCAAGCGTCGGCGCGTTGGACATGGCGACTTCGAGCGGGCCGAGGACCGCCGTACCGCCTTGATATGACGCAAAGGCCATCCCGAAGTCGGGTCGCTGAAGTTCGATAGCCGTCCGGTGCAACAGCCGGATCGCACGGCGGTAGGAAATCATCGCGCCCGTCTGGCCGAAAATCTCGGGCGAGATACTCTCCTTTGCCAGAAGGGGTTCGGGGTCGCCGCCGAGCCGGCTTACGACCTCCGGATACAGACGCAGGATGTCCGCGCGAACCAGTGCCGTCTTGACGCCGGCATCCTCGTGATCGCTGTCGAGAAGCTTTGCAGTGCTAGCCATTTTGCTCTCCCTGACGCCCTTTTTCGGCGACATTTCTTGTCCGGAACGTCATTCGCGAAGAATCGCCGCGCTCCGTTACGACGCGAATCATCTGCTCTTTGTCGTCAAAAATCAAGATATTGCCCGACAGGCGGCATAGGGTGATGTTGCCGTGATGCGCCCCCCCGAAACCGGCGGTTTTCTGCGGCAAGGGTCGCCGGATGTCAGGTCAATGTCGCCCGCCGCCAAGATGCGCCCGAGCCGCTCCATTATGTTCGCCGCAACGCCCGTTTCGCGGTCGAAGGGAGCATGGTTTTGGCAACGCAGCGATTTGATATGCCGGCTCTTTTCGGTCCGAGTCCGGTGCCTGACCGCAGCCTCATACCTTTCGCAGAGGTCGTATCGATCGGTTTCGAGACTAGCGTCGCGGCGGCGGAGCGGCTGCTGCCGCGCTTCTTTCGCGCCGCGGGGCAGCCGGTCGTCACCGTTACCCGCATCGATTACAGCGACGTGGATTATCTGGGCGGCCGCGGATATCGCGAGATCGTCGTGTCGGTGAGCGCGCTGCATGGCGATGACGAGCGCCCGTCGGGCTTTGCTCCCGTGATGTGGGTGACCGAGCCGGGCGCGCTGATCAGCGGCCGCGAGTTCATGGGCTTCGCGAAATTGCCCGCGGCGATGGATGCGATCGAACGGAGCGACGATAGCCGTCGCTTCCGGGCGTCCGAATATGACGCGGTGCTGATGGAGGGCGAGGTCTCGGGCTTGCGTCCGCTGTCCGCCGACGCCCTGGTGCGGGTGAACCAGAGCGCGGCGGAGGTGCGAACCTTCGGCTGGAAACTGATCCCCGGTGACGCGGCCGAACCCGACGTCGATCACCCGATGATGAATGTGATGCGCTGGCACTACGAACGCGCCTGGTCCGGGGACGGCGATATTCGCTTTCATCGCCCCGGTTTCCGAGACGCGCCGCTGTCGGCGCGGGTTGTCGACGTGCTGGCCGACATACCCGTGATCGCACGGCGCCGGGCCTTCGTTGCCGAGGGACGCGCCGAAATCGATCGCTCGGCGACGCGGCGCCTTCATGGCTGACCGCCGCTATCGCGAGGACGCCGGTGGCTGGCGAACGCGCTGGAATCCCGACCGCGCCGACCGCGCCGTTCGCGACGGCGACTGGACCAATCGAACGATCGCCGATTTCGCTACCGAGCGGGTGGCCGCCAACCCGGAGCGAGTCCTGTTGATCGACGGCGAGCACCGGCTCTCCTGCGGCGATCTCCATGATCGTGCGCAAAGGCTTGCCGGCTATTTCGATGCTATCGGGCTGAAACCGGGCGAGGTCGTTTCGTTTCAGCTGCCCAACTGGTGGGAATGTTCGGTCATCAACCTTGCGGCGGCAATGACGGGCGTGGTCGTGAACCCGATCGTCCCGATCAACCGCGACGCCGAAGTGACCTTCATGCTGCGCGAGTCGCGGAGCCGGCTGATGTTCGTGCCCGGGACTTTTCGTGGCTTCGACTATGCCGCGATGATGGCGCGGATCGCGCCCGATCTTGATGGTGCGCCCGAGGTGATCACCGTTCGCAGCGCGGCGGAAGGATTGCGGAGCTTCGACGAGATACTCGCCGGGGCGCCTTTGACGACAGCCCGGAAGGTCGATCCCGACGCGGTTAAATTGCTGATGTACACTTCGGGTACGACGGGCCGGCCAAAGGGGGTGCTGCATTCGCACAACAGCATCGGCGCAGATTC
Coding sequences within:
- a CDS encoding AraC family transcriptional regulator; its protein translation is MASTAKLLDSDHEDAGVKTALVRADILRLYPEVVSRLGGDPEPLLAKESISPEIFGQTGAMISYRRAIRLLHRTAIELQRPDFGMAFASYQGGTAVLGPLEVAMSNAPTLGDAYRYCADHLRTYSLASELTLENERGSGRPYIRWEICLDRLPHQEQAIEQGMALMHHAILALSGGSVRAREVWFGHDYISAPTRYSQYFGARVEMNAPFNAIFLNRADLAAPIANRSQQLYDMATSFIDTQFPDSARPLSGRVRSVAARLLSHGGSLHVDVAAAIGMHPRTMQRRLSEEGVSFEDIKDEVRREAAIRYLGQPTIPLTRVAAMLGYSEPSVLTRSCHRWFGASPRKFRKDMSTDVEL
- a CDS encoding acetoacetate decarboxylase family protein; its protein translation is MPALFGPSPVPDRSLIPFAEVVSIGFETSVAAAERLLPRFFRAAGQPVVTVTRIDYSDVDYLGGRGYREIVVSVSALHGDDERPSGFAPVMWVTEPGALISGREFMGFAKLPAAMDAIERSDDSRRFRASEYDAVLMEGEVSGLRPLSADALVRVNQSAAEVRTFGWKLIPGDAAEPDVDHPMMNVMRWHYERAWSGDGDIRFHRPGFRDAPLSARVVDVLADIPVIARRRAFVAEGRAEIDRSATRRLHG